Proteins found in one Sulfurirhabdus autotrophica genomic segment:
- a CDS encoding phosphate/phosphite/phosphonate ABC transporter substrate-binding protein — protein sequence MKNSGLWKCFSVHRLLVLFALLVPSLALAETHVLRIGLLPVLSARVLLTNYQPLRAYLERELQQPVELVTATDFRTFHLSTVAGEYDAVVTAPHFARLAQIDAKYIPLAAYRSANRAILITSKDRPLKSINDLRGQSLAIPDRHAMVVSQALYWLGEQGMHAGSDFKLVETPSLNSAAYSVQNHQSVLAVMAPTGMKQMPDSIKDSIQVFANLPELPSSLIWMANPRIAAQVPQFKAALLKLTNAIPEGALFLESTGYIGLREITLDEMKTLDPYAKELSGMFKRP from the coding sequence AGCCTGGCTTTGGCTGAAACCCATGTGTTGAGAATCGGTTTGCTTCCGGTGTTAAGCGCGCGGGTGCTGCTTACCAATTACCAACCCTTGCGCGCTTATCTTGAACGCGAACTGCAACAGCCAGTAGAATTGGTAACAGCGACAGATTTTCGTACATTTCATTTGAGTACGGTAGCCGGTGAATACGATGCTGTGGTGACAGCCCCTCATTTTGCGAGACTGGCACAAATTGATGCGAAATATATTCCCTTGGCAGCCTATCGTTCTGCAAACCGTGCAATTTTGATTACTTCAAAAGATCGCCCCTTGAAGTCGATCAATGATTTACGTGGCCAATCGCTTGCAATTCCAGACAGACATGCCATGGTAGTGAGTCAGGCGCTGTATTGGCTGGGTGAGCAAGGCATGCATGCGGGTAGCGATTTTAAATTGGTGGAAACTCCTAGTTTGAATAGTGCTGCGTATTCAGTTCAAAACCATCAGAGTGTGCTGGCAGTGATGGCACCAACGGGTATGAAGCAAATGCCCGACAGTATCAAGGATAGTATTCAGGTCTTTGCCAATCTACCCGAGTTACCGAGTAGTTTGATTTGGATGGCCAATCCCAGAATTGCTGCTCAGGTGCCACAATTCAAGGCTGCATTGCTAAAATTGACGAATGCAATACCTGAAGGCGCTCTGTTTCTTGAATCAACGGGCTATATTGGTTTGCGCGAAATTACTTTGGATGAGATGAAAACCCTTGACCCCTACGCTAAAGAGTTAAGCGGGATGTTTAAACGCCCATGA